The nucleotide sequence TCGTCTTCACCCTCGGGGGGTCACTTGGCCTGTCCTACTTGCTCTCGAGCGACCTCTTTCCACCGCTTTACCTGGTAGGGAGAGACTCCGATTTCGAAGTAAATCTCCCCCATCTACTGGGCGCACAGGTCCAAGTGCTCACGACCGACGATCCCCGAGAAGGATGGTCGTGGATTAGCCAGGAGATCGATGCCGGCAGGCCAGCCCTAATATGGGGCGACATTGCAGAGTTGCCCTACCTGCGGGTTCGGCTCCAGATGAGTCGCCACGATATCGTGGTAATTGGTTACGACGAGGCCGAGAGGATCGCCTTCGTTGTTGACAACGACCGTGCCGAGGTCCAAGAGGTTCCGTTCGAAGCTCTCGCTCGAGCACGGTCGTCGATGTCATTCCCACAACCGACACGTCACACCACGTACCGCATCGCCTGGCCGGATGTGTTGCCGGATCTTGCGCAGGTTGCCGCGACGGCTTTCCGTCAATCGGCAGCGAACATGCGCCACCCAACTCCGCCCGGGATCGCCGATCTCACAACCGCGGTGAGCGGTACCGAAGGCTTAGCAGCGGTCGCCCAGCTCGCCGCTGATGTCCGGACTTGGTCCCATCTACCGGCTGACGAACTCGAGATCCTCTTACTCAGCCTGAACGCTTTCATCGAGAAGGCCGGCACCGGTGGCGGCCTGTTCCGAAAGCTGCTCGCTGACGGCTGCGCGGACGTGGCACGTTTGACCGGTGACCTCGCGACCGAAGATCTCTCCGTAGTCGCCAGACGCTGTGCACAGACATGGACGGAGGCCGGCCGAGCCGGGATCGAGGACGAGGTCGATGCGCATACTCGGCTGGAGCGCGTGGCTTCGACGGTTAGCCTCCTACCCACGCTCGAGCTTCAACTGGCTGAAGCTCTGGAGTCAGCTTCGCGATCACTCGCGGCAGCCTGAAGAACCGGGAAGACCAAAACGGACTGTAGAAGTTCCGGCCGCACTCACCGACTGCAGTGGGTGGCGCGCCGACGCTTGTGCACCGAAACGAGCGGGCTCTGGGTTTGACCGCCACCTCCCCTGTGACCTCGGCGGCGAGCGGTCCCACCTATCGAACAAGTAGGAACGCCTGATTCAGCAGGGTCCGCCGATGACGCCAGGGCGGTTCAGATCGTGGCTGGATTCGGCCGGGATGGGTTTGTCTCCTTGCTTGCGGGCCGTAAGAAAATCATCAACGAGTTGCACGCATCCGTCGTGGTCGACCGTGCAGAGCCCGGTGAGGCGAGCGAACACGACGGGGCCGAGGAGTTGAACGATCGCGAAGGTGGCGTCGATGTTCCCGAGCTGTGCTCGCACGTCAGGCTGGGTGAGGATGTGGTCAAAGGGCTGCCGGTACTCCTCAATGACTCGACTGCGCAGTGAGGTGATCGCGGCCGAATCGGCAGGATCGCTGCCGACTGATCCGATTGACAGCCAAGCCAGAGTTGTAATGTTCAGCGGCGCCTGGTCAATCAGGTCAGCTTGGGCCGTAAGAAGCGCGATGAGTTGGTCCCGTACCGACCCACTGGCGGTAGAGACCTCGACGCGAGGCAACAACCGCTCGAAGGACGCTGCAAGCAACTGGGCGGTGCCGCCGAAATGTCGATAGAGCGTGGCCCGCGCGACCTTTGACACTCGAGTGACCGCCTCGACGGTAACCGCCTCTACACCGCCAGTGCTCAGAAGATGCGTAGCAGCGTCGAGTAATCGTTTTCGCGAGCGCAGCAGTCGCGGATCGAGCTCGTCGTCGTCCGTAGCGGGCCGGTCAGCACTCCAGTCGTTCACGCTCTCCCCCTTCGGCCGACGTTCACTTCTCGTCCAAGCTAACCTGTCCAGCCAGCCGGATACTGTGATACTACTTGTCTCGAAACAAGATCGACCATCTCACAGCAAGGGGCCGGCGATGAACTCGTCCCAACAGACCATCACCGAGTCATCCCGGTGGACCCGAGCCGAATGGTGGATGCTCACGGTGTCGTGCCTTGCCGTGGCGTTGGTGGTCGCGGCCATGGCCGCACTGTATTCGGCATTACCGCAGATAGCGGTAGAGACTGGAGCGACGCAAGCCCAGCTGACCTGGATCGTCGATGGCTACACGCTGGTACTGGCGTGCCTGGTCCTGCCCGCTGGAGCGATCGGTGACCGCTACGGGAGACGGGCGGTTCTCGTAATAGGTCTGGTGATATTCACCATGGCGTCCGCACTTCCCCTGCTGCTATCTGACCCGGCGTGGTTGATCGCTGCGCGAGCGATTGCCGGGGCGGGCGCTGCACTGGTAATGCCCTCGACGCTATCGATTCTGACCGCTGGTTTTGCCGCCGTTCATCGCGGCCGAGCAGTAGGTGTGTGGGCTGGAGTCGCCGGCTCCGGAGCAGTGTTGGGCATCCTCGGCGCTGGGGTGTTGCTTGAGCGTTGGTCGTGGGTGTCGGTATTTGTCGGCCTGACTGCAGCGGGAGCGTTATTGGCCGCGCTGGCGTGCACGATCGCTGAGTCCAGCCAGCATGATCACCCTCCCGTGGACTGGGTGGGCGCGGGGGCAGCTGCGGTTGCGGTTGCGGGAATCGTATTCGCCACGATCGAGTTTCCCGCGCGGGGTTGGGCCGACCCGACTGTTCTCGCCAGCGCCGGGGTCGGCATCTTGGCGACAGTCTTTTTCATCCTCTTTGAGCTGCGATCCTCGGCCCCCTTGTTGGATGTTCGGTTGTTCGCCAGGCGCGGTTTCAGCGCCGGCTCGTTGTCGGTGGCCATCCAGTTCTTGGTTACTTTTGGGGTGTTTCTACTCCTGGTGCAGTACCTGCAATTAATCCTTGGCTACGGACCGTTGGCCTCGGCGTTGGGATTGGTGCCGATGACGGTCCCACTGATCGTGATCTCGGTGATCGCCCCCCCGACTGTCACAGCGATTTGGGCTGCGAGTGATGACCGTCGCTGGCCTGGTGACCATCGCAGTTGGCCTGATGCTGGTGAGCAGGCTGACCGTCGATGCACGTTACCTCGACCTGCTATGGCCGCTGTTAATCATGAGCGCAGGACTTGGACTATGTACAGCCCCGGCAACCTACGCCATCATCGCCGAAACTCCGGAGAGCAAACACGGGGTGGCCGCCGCAGTCAACGATGCGGCCCGCGAGATCGGCGCTGCGATGGGGATCGCAGTGGCCGGCAGTGTGCTGGCCGAGCCTGTCAAGATTTTTGTGTAAGTTGTTGTGTTCGTGTGGGTTACAGGTGGGGATTTATCCGGTCGGGGTAGGCGAGGGCGAGTTGGGCTAGGGCTTGTTTCCAGTTCGTAACGAGTTGTCCCTCGACGAGTCGGCCGTCGGCTTTGCGTTTAGCGCCGCGGCCGAGCCCGCGTTCTTTGGCGCGTTCGCGGGCGCGTTTGTCCTCGATGTTGCAGATCGCCAGCCATAGCAGCTTGACCACGGCCTGATCATTCGGGAAGTGCCCCCGATTTTTGATGATCTTGCGCAGCTGGTAGTTCAGCGACTCGATCGCGTTCGTGGTGTAAATGACCCGCCGCAGCATCGGCGGGAACGCCAGAAACGGCGTGAACCGGTCCCACGCGTCTTCGAACACGCGCACCGCGTGCGGATTGCGCTTGCCCAGTTCAGAGGACGCGAACGCGTCCAGGGCAGCCCGAGCGGCCGCCTCGTCGGCGGCCTGGTACACGTTCTTGAGCGCTGCGGCGACGGCTTTGCGCTGCCCGTACGCGACAAAGCGCATCGCGTTGCGGATCAAATGCACAACGCACGTTTGGACCAGCGAATCGGGCCAGGTCGCCTCGATCGCCTCCGGGAAGCCGGTCAGCCCGTCACAACAGACGATCAGCACGTCGCGGACCCCGCGATTGGCCAGTTCGGCGCACACCCCGGCCCAGAACTTCGCGCCCTCGGTGGCCTGGACCCAGGTCCCGAGAACATGCTTGATGCCGTCCATGTCCACGCCGACGGCGATATGAGCGGCCTTGTTACGCACGTGAGCCCCGTCGCGGACCTTCACCACGATCGCGTCCAGATAGATCACCGGGTAAAACGACTCCAGCGGACGGCGCTGCCAGGCTATGACCTCCTCGAGCACCTCGTCGGTGATCTTGGAGATCGTTTCCCGGCTGACCTCCGCCCCGATCGTGGATACCAGGTGGTGCTCGATATCGCGGACGGTCATCCCGCCCGCGTACAGCGAGATGATCATGTCATCGAGGCCTCCGGCGCGGCGGGACCCCTTAGGCACCAGCATCGGGGTGAACGAGCCGTCGCGGTCCCGCGGGACCGCGAGCTCGATGTCTCCGGCGCTGGTCGCCACAGTTTTCGGATAGGCGCCGTTGCGTGAGTTCGGGTGCAGCGCGGCATCGGGATCGCCTTTCTCATACCCGAGATGCCCGGTCAGCTCCGCCTGCAAGCCCCGCTCGAGACCGGCCTTGATCAGCTGTTGTATCAGCCCGTCCTTGCCGTCAAGCTGCACAGTCCCCGCATCAATCATCGCGTACAGCTCATCCAGCGCGCCCGACGCCTCAAGCGCCTCCACACCCTCCCGCTGCGCACGTCGGCGCTCATCACGCTCAAGCTTGTCAACCATGCTCATCAGTGTCACTGCTTTCTATGAGGAACACACGCCTCACACAAACCATCTGACACGCTCTGCTGGGCCGCCGGATACACTCGCCACATTCAACCCACCCTTCCTCAGCTACCCGAACCTGCCCGTGGTCCGGTCGCCGATTCTCTGGCCGCCGCCCTAGAGGTCGCCGCACAAGCCGGACCAATGGCGCAACCATTGGTCGACTCCGCCAAAGAAGCATTTGTGAACGGCAGCAGTCAGGCCACGCTTACGTTGGCAATCCTTACCGCCGGCGCCGCAGTCTTGCTAGCGTTCCTTGCCCCGGGCACTGCTGGCTCACGCGACCACAAAACCATGGCCAGCTCAAAAGTACCGGCTCACCGGGCAGTGGCGGATAAGTAGCCGATCCAGATTCAGACTGCATGGAGAATCTGCCCAAGGTCATCAAGAACCGCAGTTACGGGGCACACGGCCGGGTTCAGCGCGGACAGCCTCCATACGAACACCCGGTCGCGACTCCCCCGCCAGCTCTCGCTCACGAGCTTCATTCTGCTCGGCAGTCGACAACAACAGATACGCCACCCCACTAACCGCTCAGACCACGCGGCAGCTTTGGCCTGCCAGTAACTCCACCAAGCTCTCAACAGATTCTTCTACTGAGTCGACTTGCCCGCCAGGATGAGCAACCTTGGCTGTGCTGAAGGCGACAGATTTCTCTTCATATCCAGCTGTAGGCGTCAAGGCAACGGTGGAGGGCACCGTGGTCGAGGTCGGCGGCCCCTACCTCCTCGACCAGCACGACCGCGATGAACTCCCCGTCGCCGATCAATGGCGCGACCAGGGCGCGATCATCCTGCACATCCTCGCCGAGAACCGGGTGATCGGCGCATTGCGGTTGGCCGATGAGATCCGGCCGGAGTCCCGTGAGGCCGTCGACGCGCTCCATGCTGCTGGTGCGCAGGTCGTCATGATCACCGGCGATGCTCAGGCCGTCGCCGACACCGTCGCCGCCGAGCTCGGCATCGACCGGGTATTCGCCGGGGTCCGGCCCGAGGACAAGGCCGCCAAGGTCGCTGAGCTCCAATCCGAAGGCAAGAAAGTCGCGATGGTCGGCGACGGTGTCAATGACGCTCCCGCGCTGGCCCAAGCCGATGTCGGCATCGCCATCGGCGCCGGGACCGACGTGGCGATCGGCTCCGCAGGAGTCATCCTGGCCAGCTCGGATCCGCGCTCGGTGCTCTCGGTCATCGAACTCTCCCGCGCGAGCTACCGCAAGATGAAGCAGAACCTGTGGTGGGCCGCCGGGTACAACCTCGCCGCCGTGCCTCTCGCCGCTGGAGTGCTGGCCCCATCGGATTCGTGTTGCCGATGAGCGTCGGCGCCATCCTCATGTCGCTATCGACAGTCGTTGTTGCCCTCAACGCCCAGCTGCTGCGCCGCCTCGACCTCCGACCCGACACTATCTCCGGTCAGGCCCCCGCCAACAAACGCGAGCCGACTTGAATACCGTCCCATCCACCTGGCACAGAGCCCTTCTCTCTCCCTCGGTCGCGGGGTCACAACCGTGACCGACAACTACAAAGTCCGTTGGGACAACACCTCGCTCCCGGTGCCCGTAGACGGCCCTGCCCGTACAGTTCCACCTTGTGACTGTGACCTGAAATTCGTCGATTCCTCGCCCACGCGCGAGCGGCGGAGCCCTGGGGAGGTCCGGTGACCACCCGCTGTCCACAATGTGGGGGTTCGCGTCCCCTCAGCTCCATACCCTCAGGTCAACATGGGCACTCAGGAAGCAGCGAGTCGCACACCTACCCGGCATTGCCGCGGAGAACATCGCTCAACAACGACTGGTAGCCGGCGCGAGGTGGGGACAGGACGCATGTGATTCCCAGTCGAACCAGCCTGTCGATGACGTTCTCGTGATCGTCCACCGCTAGTACGCCTTCATCCGCGAGTTTCCGGAAAGAGGGCGAGAGCGCGCTGGTAATGGTGTCGATGATCGGCGCAGTGTGAAGCACGAGGGCTTCGCCGATGATCCCCGGCTCGTCCGTGCGGATCTTACGGAACAAGGGGTGCTGCTCCACCCGCTCCAGGGCCAGCGCGCAGACGGCAAGCACATCGGGTGCGTCAGTTGCGCTGTCGAGCCCGCGAATCACCTCGCTCAGCAGGCGCTCGATCTCGCGTTGCAGAAGGCTCGTCGCCGCACGATCGACCGAACCAAGAATCCGGTACGCCGTTGTCCTCGACACCCGCGCCACCGCCGCGATGTCGGTCATTCGCGTCCGGCTGACCCCATGGCGCAAGAAGGCCGACAAGGTGGCGTCGAGGTACAGCTGCTGGTCGATTTCATGCCTCCTCGCAATGGGGGAACTTCTCGCCTCTATTCTGGCAGGCAAACCGGGTGTACAGTGGGACGAAAGTATCCTACCGTCCCAAGTGGCACGTCATCTAGACCGGAGGCCCCAAGTGTCGGAGCTCTACAGCCCGTACGACCCCGCCGTCCAGGCAGACCCGTATCCCGTCTATCAGGTGCTGCGCGAGGAGTCGCCGGTCTACTGGAACACGGAACAAGAGTTCTGGGCACTGTCCCGGTTCGACGACATCTGGACTGCCACGCAGGACCACCGGCGCTTTTCCTCGGCGGAGGGGATCATCGTCGGCCAGGACCTCGCGACAGGCATGGTCGACCTGATGCCGATGATGATCATGATGGACCCCCCACGGCACTCCGCGCTCCGAAAGCTCGTGTCCCGGGCCTTCACTCCCAGGCGGATGGCCGGAATGGAGGACAGCATCCGGGCTACCGCGCGGGGGCTCCTGGAGTCTTTCATCGAGCGGGGTGAGGTCGACTTCGTCCACGAGTACGCCGGCCCCCTGCCCACGATTGTCATCGCGGATATGCTCGGCATCCCGAACGAGGACCGGCAGCAGTTCCGGGAGTGGTCCGACCGTCTCGTGCAGGTCAATCCCAACGACCCCGCCTCCGTCGAGGATGGGATGAACGCGGCCCTGGGGCTCTACGATTACTTCACGCCGATGCTCGCCGCACGCCGCGCCAACCGCAAGGACGACCTCATGTCCGCCCTCCTGGACGCCGAGGTCGACGGCGAGAGGCTCTCCGAAGAGGAACTCCTCGGCTTCTGCTTCATGCTTCTCATCGCCGGCAACGAGACCACGACGAACCTCATCTCGAACACCGCCCAGATCCTGAGTGAACGCCCCGACACGCTGCGAACGATCGCCGCGGACCACAGCCTGCTCCCTGCAGCTGTCGAGGAGTTTCTCCGCCTTGAGTCCCCCGTCCAAGGCCTAGCCCGGACCGTGACCGAAGATGTCGAACTGCACGGTGAAACCATGCGAACTGGCAGCAAGGTGATGATGCTCTACGGGTCGGCGAACCGTGACGACAGGGAGTTCGCTGACCCGGAGTCATTCATTCTCGACCGGAAAACCGAGCGTGGTCTCGCCTTCGGTCACGGCCCCCACTTCTGTCTCGGTGCCGCGCTAGCCAGGCTCGAGTGCCGGGTCGCCTACGAGGAACTCCTGTCCTACGTACCCGACTTTGCACTCACCGACGGCGCCGAGCGCCTTCTCTCAGGGCCCGTGAGGGGCTACAAGAAACTGCCGATGACGTTCGAACCGACGTCCATCAGCGCCAGATGAGCCCCGGTGGCGACAACCAACAAATAGCGCGTTCCATCAGCGCTCACAGTTTCATCCATTGGCTGTTAGAGCGATCGCAGTACGCCGCCATCGAACGATCAGCCTTACAGTCAACTTCACATCTCACGTTGACCGTCAGACGGTGTCTTATTTGACGATCCTCTAACGCGACAACCGCGACACAACCCGAAAACAGTGCCGCCGCCGCGCGTCCTTGTCGCATATAAATGTAGTGCAATAAATGAGCATAGAGAAGGGGTATATGCGACACTGTCGGGGTGAAGATCGGGTATGGGCGAGTCTCAACCGCGGAACAGAGCGTCGAGACGCAACGGGAAGCCCTCATCGCCCTCGGTGTCGCGGCCGACAAGATCCATCTGGACCGAGGCGTGAGCGGCCGTCGGCGTGTGCGGCCA is from Hoyosella subflava DQS3-9A1 and encodes:
- a CDS encoding BtrH N-terminal domain-containing protein, which produces MTRQTLIENYPHRIGGHCGSAAMRDLLHWQGLDWGEPPNEGLVFTLGGSLGLSYLLSSDLFPPLYLVGRDSDFEVNLPHLLGAQVQVLTTDDPREGWSWISQEIDAGRPALIWGDIAELPYLRVRLQMSRHDIVVIGYDEAERIAFVVDNDRAEVQEVPFEALARARSSMSFPQPTRHTTYRIAWPDVLPDLAQVAATAFRQSAANMRHPTPPGIADLTTAVSGTEGLAAVAQLAADVRTWSHLPADELEILLLSLNAFIEKAGTGGGLFRKLLADGCADVARLTGDLATEDLSVVARRCAQTWTEAGRAGIEDEVDAHTRLERVASTVSLLPTLELQLAEALESASRSLAAA
- a CDS encoding TetR/AcrR family transcriptional regulator, with translation MNDWSADRPATDDDELDPRLLRSRKRLLDAATHLLSTGGVEAVTVEAVTRVSKVARATLYRHFGGTAQLLAASFERLLPRVEVSTASGSVRDQLIALLTAQADLIDQAPLNITTLAWLSIGSVGSDPADSAAITSLRSRVIEEYRQPFDHILTQPDVRAQLGNIDATFAIVQLLGPVVFARLTGLCTVDHDGCVQLVDDFLTARKQGDKPIPAESSHDLNRPGVIGGPC
- a CDS encoding IS256 family transposase, with translation MSMVDKLERDERRRAQREGVEALEASGALDELYAMIDAGTVQLDGKDGLIQQLIKAGLERGLQAELTGHLGYEKGDPDAALHPNSRNGAYPKTVATSAGDIELAVPRDRDGSFTPMLVPKGSRRAGGLDDMIISLYAGGMTVRDIEHHLVSTIGAEVSRETISKITDEVLEEVIAWQRRPLESFYPVIYLDAIVVKVRDGAHVRNKAAHIAVGVDMDGIKHVLGTWVQATEGAKFWAGVCAELANRGVRDVLIVCCDGLTGFPEAIEATWPDSLVQTCVVHLIRNAMRFVAYGQRKAVAAALKNVYQAADEAAARAALDAFASSELGKRNPHAVRVFEDAWDRFTPFLAFPPMLRRVIYTTNAIESLNYQLRKIIKNRGHFPNDQAVVKLLWLAICNIEDKRARERAKERGLGRGAKRKADGRLVEGQLVTNWKQALAQLALAYPDRINPHL
- a CDS encoding cytochrome P450; its protein translation is MSELYSPYDPAVQADPYPVYQVLREESPVYWNTEQEFWALSRFDDIWTATQDHRRFSSAEGIIVGQDLATGMVDLMPMMIMMDPPRHSALRKLVSRAFTPRRMAGMEDSIRATARGLLESFIERGEVDFVHEYAGPLPTIVIADMLGIPNEDRQQFREWSDRLVQVNPNDPASVEDGMNAALGLYDYFTPMLAARRANRKDDLMSALLDAEVDGERLSEEELLGFCFMLLIAGNETTTNLISNTAQILSERPDTLRTIAADHSLLPAAVEEFLRLESPVQGLARTVTEDVELHGETMRTGSKVMMLYGSANRDDREFADPESFILDRKTERGLAFGHGPHFCLGAALARLECRVAYEELLSYVPDFALTDGAERLLSGPVRGYKKLPMTFEPTSISAR